TCCAGCTGCGGGTGCCAGGGCTGGTTGGTATAGACCAGGCAGGCACCCGGCGGCATCGCATCGGCCAGGCCGGCCAGCGAGCGGGCCACCAGGGCGTTGTCGCCAAACAGCTCGTAGAGGCCGGACACCACCGCCACGGTGGGCGCCGGCCGGCTGGCAGCCAGGCTGGCGCGGTCGAAGGCGTCGGCCTGCACGAAGCGCGCAATGTCCTGCAAGCCGCGCGAGCGGATGAGTGCGGCACCATCCCGCACATTGAGCTCGCTGTAGTCGCGCAGCAGGATGCTGTCGGGCCGCTGCGACTGCTGCGCCACCGCGTCCAGCACATAGCGGCCATGGCCGGCTGCGATGTCCATCAGCTGCACCGGCAGATGGCGCGAGCGCACGCGCTGCATGGCCCGGCCCAGCAGTTCCTCGACATGCAGCTTGCGCTGGCGAATGCCCCGCCAGCCAATGGCATTTAGGTAGTTGCGATCGATCAGCCGGCCGACCGGGCCACGGCCACGGGCCTGGTTGCGGTAGATGTAGTCGAGCGTGCTGCCGGAATCGAAGCCGGTGGCATGTCCGAGCTTCACACCGTCGCTGAGCAGGCCGCCGAGCTTCATGCCGGCCCGGGTCGCGGCCCAGTACAGCCCGCGCGGCGAGCTGGCCGGCAGCGGCCGCGCCAGCGCCTGGGACTCCTCAAAGGTGGGCCCGCGCTGGTGAGCGTCGAGCAAGGAGGGCCGCTGAGGCCGCTGCTCGGCGAGCTTCAGGATGAAGTCGCGAATGGAGCGCACGGCTGTGGCCCGGTCGCGCTCCCCCAGGGTGTCGTGATAGAAGCCCGGCAGCACGTGCTTTTCCTTCACCGGGCTGGACAGCCGCTCGAAGAAGCGGTGTTGCGGCGCCGCGTGCACCACCCAGTCGGCCCCCGAGATCAGCAGCTGCACCGGCGCCGTGATGGCCGCGGCATCGCCCACCACCCGCTCCGCCGCGTCATACAGGCCCAGCAGCACCTTGGCCGAAATTGGCCGTGTGATCAGCGGGTCACGCTCGTAGCTGGCGATGCGCTCGGCATCGTGGGTCAGGAAGCGGGCCTTGACATAGCTGTTGACAAAGAAGTCGCCGCGCAAGGCGGTCAGCAGCTTGAGTCCCGCGCGGGCGAAAGGCACGTACAGCTTCACCTGGAAGGCCGGCGATGCCAGCGTCACGCCGCGCACGCGCGGCGCGTAGTCGTGCAGCCAAGTGGCAGCCAGCACCGCGCCCACGCTCTGTGCCACCACATGGATGTCTTCCTGCTTCACGCCATGGACATGGGCCAGGTGGTCGACAAAGCTCTGCAGGTCGCGCACCGAGGTCGCGAAGCTCGGGCTGTGGCCACGTCGGCCGGGCGAGCGGCCGTGGCCGCGTGCGTCCCAGGCATAGAACTCATGGTCGGCCAGCTGGAGTTCGTCCACCAGGTGCGCCATGCGTCCCGAGTGCTCGTGGCCGCGGTGCAGCAACACCACCACCCCCTGGCGCGGCTGGCCGGGCACGACGGCCCAGCGGCGGTAGTAGAGCGACTGCTGATCGTGCGTTTCGAATTGGTGTTCTGTATGTACGCGTGTCATTTCGGAAACCTTCCTGCGGGGCGATGCGTCGCGGCCCGCGTTGCAAAACGCCGGCCGATGCGGGCCTCGTGCTCGATTCATCCTGGCGGGCGGGCTGTCGCCTCGCTGAGCCCGCGTGCCACGCGCCGGCAGACCGTCCAGGCCGTCAGTGCCGCCACCAGCGGCAGGATGGCTCCGGCCCAGGGCGGCAGCGGGTGGGCGACGGCCATGGCGAGGGCCAGCGCCCCGAAGACGAAGGCCCGGTCGCTCTTGCCCATCGGGCCGTCATAGCGGCGCGAGGCCCCCAGCGTCTGGCCCAGCACGCCCGCCATCTCGCTCAGTGCGGCAAGCAAGGCGATGGTGGCGATCCAGAAGCCGTCGAATGGCGCATAGGCGGCCAGGGGCAGGTAGAGCGCGGCATCCGAGAGCACGTCGGTCAACTCGTTCAGGTAGGCGCCCAGGCGTGACTGCTGGCCGTGCTCGCGGGCCAGCATGCCGTCGACCGCATTGAGCGCCATGCGCAGGAAGAGCCACAACGGCAGCAGCGCCAGCCAGGCCGGCGCGGGCCGCACCACATAAAGCGCCAGGCCCAAGGCCACCGAGGCGGCGCATGCCGCCAGCGTCACCTGGTTGGCCGTCACGCCCCGGCGGGCCAGCCCGGCCACCGCCGGCCGCAGCAGGGCCTGGAAACGCGGCTTGAGTTGATAGATGGACACACGACTCCTGACGCCGACGGGCTTAGGGACCGGGGCACGGCACCAGCGCCGCACCACCTGCCCCTTCTTGCCTCACTCGGCAGCGGCCTTGCGCTTGAAGAGCTTCGCAACGCCGGCGATCAGCCCGGCGCCTGCCAGCAGCGCGACCTTGGCGAACTTGGCGAGGAAGGCACCGATCACCGCGAACAGGCCAAGCTTCTTGGCCGCGCCACCGGCAATGAGGGCGGCCAGGCCGTAGGACGCCACCTTGTCGGTGGAGGCGTCGAAGTCGGCGTAGCGCTTGCCGGCGTTGTACTCGAGCGCGCTCAGCAGGGTGGCGGCATGCACCTTGTCCTGGCCGATGTCCTTCAGCTCGGTGATCAGGTTGAGCGAGACATAGCCTTCGCGGCCGAGCGCATAGGTGTTGTAGTTGATGCTCTGCGTGCCGTCCGCCGGTGCGCCCTTGTCACGCACCGACAGGGCCCACACCAGGCGGTGGTTGCTGCTGTCGTAGGTGGGCTTCTCCACCCAGGGGCCGATCTCCAGCTCCTGGAAGCCGCGGGACTTGCGGTCTTCGTTGCCGGCTTCGGTGCCGTCCTTCAGGCTGGTGTACAGCTCGTCGATGTCCCAGTCGCGGGCATCGTCGTCCTTCACGTAGCCTGCCGGCTCGAACTCGGCCGCCACCATCCACTTCTCTTCACCGGCCGGGAACACCAGACCCACCATGCGGTTGTCGACCGTGTTGCCCATCGCGCGCATCAGGCGGTTGGCCTGGGTCTGGGGCACCCAGACATAGCCTTTCGGCAGGTGCAGCACCGCCTGGTCACGCACCTTGATATCGGCCGGGCCCACCGTCTGCGCAGCTTGTGCGGCCTGGCTGGCGGCGGCCAGCTCGGCATCGAGGCCGGCCTGCACCGAAGCGTTCGGTTCCGCCTCGCCGCTCCAGGCGGGCGCGGCGGGCAGCACGGCAGCCCCCAGGGTCAGCAGCGCGGCGGCGGCCACGCGGCGCATCAGCGGGGACAGGCGGTTCAGCAAGGCGGGGACCGCCAGGGCGGACGTGCAGGCGGTGGAAGACACCATGGGTTCCTCAGGATCAGCAGCTTGTTTGTTGTGTGAGGAACGCCGTGTCGGCCGCTTCCCCTCCGAGCCGAAATGGTAGCGAGACGTTTCTCGCTGCACCACCCTTCGAACGGGGGAAGCGGGATCAGGCCAGCGGCCGGGATGACGATGGGTGCGCCCATCGGGCTCGGTCGAGCGCGCGCCGCCCGCGGCGGTGAGCGGGCCAGATCGAGCGCCAGCGCCAAGGGCAGGTGGCGGGCGAGCCCCGCCCTCGCCCGCCACCGGCTCACCACATCGCAAGCGCTCAGCCTCCCTCGCTTGGCAGGCCCTCGGGCAAGTAGGCGGAGAGGCGGTCGAGCCGCTGCTGCAGCGAGCCCTGTGCCAGCACGAACGGCCAGCCGCGTTCCTGCAGAGCCTGCAGATACCAGTCGTGCTGCCGCGCGCGGAAGCCGGCATCGCGGCGGGTACCGTCCTGCACGAAGTCGAAGTCGGGAGCGCACAGCACCAACAGGGCATAGCGGCGCCCCGCGCGCGCCAACACCTCGGGATGCACCCGGCCGAACATCGCCAGGCTGTAGAAGCAGGTGGTGAGCACCGAGGTGTCGCAGAACAGGTGACGGCGGGCCGTGCGCAGTGCCGCATCCTCACGCGCCTGTTGCTCGCGGGCAATGTGCAACATGTCGCCTTCTTGCAGGCGGCCAGCCCGCTGCTCCCACAGCTCTCGCCCGTATTCGGGGACCCAGGTGGTGCGGTGGCGTGCCGCGAGCGCCGCGGCCAGGGTGGTCTTGCCGCTCGACTCGCCGCCCAGCAGGCAGACCCGCTGTACCAGCGACGCCCGCACCGGCCATGCGAGGTGCCGGTCCCAGTCCGCCGGACTGGCGCGCAGCCGGCTGGCGCTCACCGGCACCGTGCGGCGTTGCGGGTCGAACAACACGCCGTCCACCGGATGCCCCAGGCGATGCGACAGACGCGCTGCGCAGGGCGCCACATAGGCCTCGCTGCCGAACATGGCGTCCGGCAGGCGCTGCAACAGCTCGGCCAGCAGCCAGCCGAGGAAGTCCTGGTGCGTGGCATCGTCCGCATCGTTGGGCGGCAGGCCGCGCGGCGGCAGCCGGCGTTCGGCACAGCGCTGGGCGATGGCGCTGTCATCCAGCACCACGCAGTCGTGCGCTGGAAATCGCTCGGCCAGCCAGCGGCGGCGCGCCTCGACGCCACAACCCAGGAACTCCGGCCGGCTGTAGCTCAGCACCAGCAGCTGTTCGCAGCGGGCAGCGGCGAAAGCCACCAGCGCCTCGTGCCCGGCGTGCAGCGGTGCGAACTTGCCCACCACCAGGCCCAGCCGGTAGCGTCGCTGCGTCATCGGCCCGCTCCTGCCGCCTGCCACTGGGCCCGCCAGCGCCACCAGCCGACCCAGGCATTGAGCCAGTAGCACGCATACAGCGCCGCGGTCAGGTGCAGCTCGCGGGAGGCGAACAGCGGTACCGCCAGGGTGTTCACCGCCAGCCACACCGGCCAGGTCTCGAGCCGCCGCTGCATCAACAGCAGCTGCGCGACCACACTCAGGGCGAGCACGGCCGAATCGAGGTAAGGCGCATAGGCATCGGTGAGCCGGTGCAGCAGCGTGCCGTAGCCCGCCGTGACGGCGATGGCCGCCAGTGCCATCGCCAGCACCTGCCAGGGCGGCACGCGCGACACCGGGGGCTGCCCGGCTTGCTCGCCGCGCCGCCAGCGCCACCAGCCGAGCACGCTGGTGCCGATGAAGAACACCTGCAGGCTCAGGTCGGCATACAGCTTGGCCTGCAGGAACACAGCGGCGAACAGCACGCAACCGATGATGCCGGGCCACCAGGTGTGCAGGCTGTTGCGCGCCGCCAATGCAATGGACAGCGTGGTGGCGAGATTGGCCGCGACTTCGAGCGCCGTCATGCCAGATCGCTCGTGTATTGCCGCACTTTGTCGTCGGCGTGCAGCGGCTCCAGCTGCAGCGGCAGTGGCCCCAGCAGCTGCCCGAGGCGGGCACGCAAGGCGGGCGCCAGGCCGTCCAGCGGCAGCAGGCTGTCGACCGCCAGCCGCAGCATGCCGTCGGCGTGCTGGTGCAGGGCGTATCGGGTCAAGGCCAAGTCCTGCAGGGCATGGGTGACCTCGATGTTGTTGAGCCACTGTCCGTCCGCCGTGCGAAAGCGGACCGGGGCCCGGCCCTGCAGGCCGCGCAGCACCCAGGTGCCGCAGGCGGCCCGCTCGAGGCGGCCATGGTCGCCGGTGCGGTAGCGCAGCAGGGGCAGGTAGGGGTTGAAGCCGCCGGTCACCGTGATTTCGCCCGGCTCGCCCAGCGGCAAGGTGCGGCCCTGGGCATCCAGGATCTCCACATGCAGCCGGGGCTGCAGCAGTGCAAAGCCGTCCAGTGCCGGATCGAAGACAGCGATGGGGCCGACCTCGTTCATCGAATACAGGTCGAGCACCGGGCAGGCGAAGCGCTCAGCCAGCCGGTTGCGCAACGCCGGCGACAGCGCCATCGAGGTCGACAGCAGCGCCCGCGGCCGATGCTGCAGCGGCAGCCGCATCAACTCCACGAGCGAGACCGGGTCGCCCGAAATCAGCTCGGGCGCCAATGCGTCGAGATAGGCCGCGCGGTCCGACGCGCGCGACCATTCGCCGGGATGCAGGTTGATCTTGGCCAGCCCGCAGTCGCCCTGCAGCGGGTTGACCGAGACGTAGGTGAAGCAGCGCCGCTGGTAGCCGGCCAGCACGATGCCCACCTGCCCCGTGCCAGCGCGCAGCTCGAGGCCAAAGCGCGCCAGCGCACGCCGGTGGTAGGCCAGGTACTCGGCAGCCACCCGCGGGTGCGAGGGCACGCGCAGCGGGTGTCCGGTGGTGCCGCTGGTGCTGAAGCACAGCACGCGCCCGAGGGGCAGCCCGGGCGGCACGAAGTCGTCGATGCGGGCGCTCAGGTCGGCACGTGTCACCGGCTCGATGTCCTGCAGCCTTGCCGGGCAGGCACCGCGCCCCTGCCAATGGGGCACCGTGCGCCAGGTCCGCCGGACGAAGCGGGCCACCCAGGCCGCCGGCTCGCCCTGCGGGCCGATGACCACCTGGCCGTGGCGCACCCGCCAGCTGCGCCAGCGCACCTGCCACTGGGCCATGCTGTCGAGCCGATGGCCGCTGTAGTTGCGGAACTGCGGTGCGCTCGGGTGGCTGCGCAGCCAGGCGAGCATTTCGCGGCCGCGGGCCGACAGCCGGGGAAAGCGCCGCGGGTCGAACAGCTCGCGACGCACGTCGGCCGGCAGCAAGGCCATGGCGCTACCCATCAGTCGCGGGTGTATTTGTCGGCCGCTTCCTGGGCCTCGTCGCTGGCGAGGCGGTCGCTGACCGGGCGCGTGCCGTCCGCGGGCCGCGGCGAGACGGACGTCGCCTGCGGTGACGATGGCACGGTCGACGACGACCGCGGTGCTGCCGCGCCGGGCGGACGCGGTGTGATCCAGTGCCTCACGCTGGCCACAGTCACCAGCGGATAGGCGAGCAGCAGCAACAGGCCCTGCAGCACCCGGGGGTCGAACCACCGTCCCAGCAGCAGGGCGAGCGACCCCATGACCGCCACCACCCAGGCGGCGGCCAGCAGCAGCGCCGCCCCCCGGCCAAGCGCCGCCGACGTGGGTGGCAGCAGCCAGGGCAGCACCAGCGCAGCCAGCGGCCACAGCGCCGTTGGCAGGCCCGACGACCGCAGGGCCAGCCGCGCGATGTGCAGGCCGATGGCAGCCAGTGCGAGCAGGAAAGCCGCCGCACCGAGCCGGCGCCAGGCGCGTGGCAGGTCCTCGCGCACGGCGGCGCTGGCGGCAAGCAGGGCCGGCAGCGGCAATGCAAGCCAGACCACCAGGGACCGCGGCTCGGCCACGCCGGACAACACGTCGAGCAGTGGATGCATGGCCGGCCCCCCTTGCCTCAGCCCGTCACCAGGCGACCGACTTGACCCAGGTCAGGTCGCCGATGCGCCGCAGGGGCACCACCACCGTCTCGCGCTTCTCGCGGGCGGTGTTCTCGTGGCTCACCAGCGTCAGCCGCACGGTGATGACCGGGCGCTGGCGCGTCGTCTCGTCGAAGTGGTAGCCGGCGTCGCCGAAGTTGCCCCAGTAGTTCACATAGAAATGGTAGGTGCCCTTCACCGGCGCGGCGAGCGAGAACATCTCGGGGCCGGCACCATCGACACTGTCCACATCCAGCCCGCCACCGCCCTGCAGCACCGGCGAGCCCCAGTAGGCGTGCTGGCCATCGGGCGTGACGACGTGCAGGTCGACCTCGGCCTGCTTGTCGTCCCAGCTGGCGATCAGCCGCATCGCAGCCCGGGGGCCGTTGCCCCGCGTCTCATAGAACTGCACCCGGCGCGTGGGCCGCCCGTCCGGGCTGCGCACCTCGATGGAGTTGGAACCGGCGCCGAAGGCATAGGGACGCACGAACTCGCCGTCCTTGCCGGTGTAGAGCGGCATGGGGTTGCCGTTGACCACCAGGGTGTGCGGCCGCCGCTCGCCCTGCATGGCCTGCAGCCGGCCGCGGATCAGCGTGCGGCCCTTCTGGGCACCGCGGTCGATCAGGTTGTAGGGATAGGCCACCTGGGGGCGGTCCTCGTCGTCCAGCAGGCCGGCGTCGCGCCAGCCGCCGCGCGGGCCGTCCAGCTGCACCTCGCCCGCCTGGCTGGCCGCCCCACCGCCCAGGGCCAGCAGGAAGGCCAGCACGGCCTGCCACCGCGGCCGTTCAGAGCACACTGAAGCTCGCCACATGGAGAAGGTCCCCGGTGCCGCGCAGCGGCACCCGGTACACGCGCTGGGTCTCGCTGGGCGTGCCCTCGCCGGTGATGACCGCCACCTGGGCGGTGCTGGTGACCCGGCCGTCGCCACCGCTGCCGTAGTAGTTGACGTAGACGTGCCAGATGCCGCGCTGAGGCCGGGGCGAGGCGAAGATCTCAGGCCCGTAGCCGGTCGTCACGTCCACGTCCAGCGCGGCACCGCCGGCAATCACGCGCTGGCCATACCAGGCGTGCTG
This genomic stretch from Eleftheria terrae harbors:
- a CDS encoding DUF2167 domain-containing protein, whose protein sequence is MRRVAAAALLTLGAAVLPAAPAWSGEAEPNASVQAGLDAELAAASQAAQAAQTVGPADIKVRDQAVLHLPKGYVWVPQTQANRLMRAMGNTVDNRMVGLVFPAGEEKWMVAAEFEPAGYVKDDDARDWDIDELYTSLKDGTEAGNEDRKSRGFQELEIGPWVEKPTYDSSNHRLVWALSVRDKGAPADGTQSINYNTYALGREGYVSLNLITELKDIGQDKVHAATLLSALEYNAGKRYADFDASTDKVASYGLAALIAGGAAKKLGLFAVIGAFLAKFAKVALLAGAGLIAGVAKLFKRKAAAE
- a CDS encoding AMP-binding protein, translating into MALLPADVRRELFDPRRFPRLSARGREMLAWLRSHPSAPQFRNYSGHRLDSMAQWQVRWRSWRVRHGQVVIGPQGEPAAWVARFVRRTWRTVPHWQGRGACPARLQDIEPVTRADLSARIDDFVPPGLPLGRVLCFSTSGTTGHPLRVPSHPRVAAEYLAYHRRALARFGLELRAGTGQVGIVLAGYQRRCFTYVSVNPLQGDCGLAKINLHPGEWSRASDRAAYLDALAPELISGDPVSLVELMRLPLQHRPRALLSTSMALSPALRNRLAERFACPVLDLYSMNEVGPIAVFDPALDGFALLQPRLHVEILDAQGRTLPLGEPGEITVTGGFNPYLPLLRYRTGDHGRLERAACGTWVLRGLQGRAPVRFRTADGQWLNNIEVTHALQDLALTRYALHQHADGMLRLAVDSLLPLDGLAPALRARLGQLLGPLPLQLEPLHADDKVRQYTSDLA
- a CDS encoding AAA family ATPase, with amino-acid sequence MTQRRYRLGLVVGKFAPLHAGHEALVAFAAARCEQLLVLSYSRPEFLGCGVEARRRWLAERFPAHDCVVLDDSAIAQRCAERRLPPRGLPPNDADDATHQDFLGWLLAELLQRLPDAMFGSEAYVAPCAARLSHRLGHPVDGVLFDPQRRTVPVSASRLRASPADWDRHLAWPVRASLVQRVCLLGGESSGKTTLAAALAARHRTTWVPEYGRELWEQRAGRLQEGDMLHIAREQQAREDAALRTARRHLFCDTSVLTTCFYSLAMFGRVHPEVLARAGRRYALLVLCAPDFDFVQDGTRRDAGFRARQHDWYLQALQERGWPFVLAQGSLQQRLDRLSAYLPEGLPSEGG
- a CDS encoding bifunctional alpha/beta hydrolase/class I SAM-dependent methyltransferase; translated protein: MTRVHTEHQFETHDQQSLYYRRWAVVPGQPRQGVVVLLHRGHEHSGRMAHLVDELQLADHEFYAWDARGHGRSPGRRGHSPSFATSVRDLQSFVDHLAHVHGVKQEDIHVVAQSVGAVLAATWLHDYAPRVRGVTLASPAFQVKLYVPFARAGLKLLTALRGDFFVNSYVKARFLTHDAERIASYERDPLITRPISAKVLLGLYDAAERVVGDAAAITAPVQLLISGADWVVHAAPQHRFFERLSSPVKEKHVLPGFYHDTLGERDRATAVRSIRDFILKLAEQRPQRPSLLDAHQRGPTFEESQALARPLPASSPRGLYWAATRAGMKLGGLLSDGVKLGHATGFDSGSTLDYIYRNQARGRGPVGRLIDRNYLNAIGWRGIRQRKLHVEELLGRAMQRVRSRHLPVQLMDIAAGHGRYVLDAVAQQSQRPDSILLRDYSELNVRDGAALIRSRGLQDIARFVQADAFDRASLAASRPAPTVAVVSGLYELFGDNALVARSLAGLADAMPPGACLVYTNQPWHPQLELIARALTSHRQGQAWVMRRRTQQEMDQLVEAAGFQKIEQRIDEWGIFSVSLAVRNAG
- a CDS encoding YfaP family protein: MWRASVCSERPRWQAVLAFLLALGGGAASQAGEVQLDGPRGGWRDAGLLDDEDRPQVAYPYNLIDRGAQKGRTLIRGRLQAMQGERRPHTLVVNGNPMPLYTGKDGEFVRPYAFGAGSNSIEVRSPDGRPTRRVQFYETRGNGPRAAMRLIASWDDKQAEVDLHVVTPDGQHAYWGSPVLQGGGGLDVDSVDGAGPEMFSLAAPVKGTYHFYVNYWGNFGDAGYHFDETTRQRPVITVRLTLVSHENTAREKRETVVVPLRRIGDLTWVKSVAW
- a CDS encoding CDP-alcohol phosphatidyltransferase family protein, translating into MSIYQLKPRFQALLRPAVAGLARRGVTANQVTLAACAASVALGLALYVVRPAPAWLALLPLWLFLRMALNAVDGMLAREHGQQSRLGAYLNELTDVLSDAALYLPLAAYAPFDGFWIATIALLAALSEMAGVLGQTLGASRRYDGPMGKSDRAFVFGALALAMAVAHPLPPWAGAILPLVAALTAWTVCRRVARGLSEATARPPG
- the pnuC gene encoding nicotinamide riboside transporter PnuC, encoding MTALEVAANLATTLSIALAARNSLHTWWPGIIGCVLFAAVFLQAKLYADLSLQVFFIGTSVLGWWRWRRGEQAGQPPVSRVPPWQVLAMALAAIAVTAGYGTLLHRLTDAYAPYLDSAVLALSVVAQLLLMQRRLETWPVWLAVNTLAVPLFASRELHLTAALYACYWLNAWVGWWRWRAQWQAAGAGR